In a single window of the Chionomys nivalis chromosome 11, mChiNiv1.1, whole genome shotgun sequence genome:
- the Tnfrsf8 gene encoding tumor necrosis factor receptor superfamily member 8 — MSAFRAAVGLLFLGMLRAFPKDRPLKSTCAGDPSYNPGEAVGSCCYRCPSGLSPTQPCPQGPAHCRKQCDPDHYVNEDGHCTACVTCLKGLVEKAPCSWNSSRVCECQSGTYCRTQAVNSCARCSQHSRCSGGQVVKFPGTAEKDTVCELPSPGPGPDCSNPDDCKTFTSHAIPQATPTLKPSATDSLRSSLPEGNTHLVQEDAAELSKVPESPSSQAREPSPDPDNAEMNMTLELPPSGTLPDFSTSENSEEPASTASTLSLLVDAQTSSRLQPTSPLSTGTPFLDPGPMLLWLAMVMLLVGSSSFFLCHWKACRRRIQQKFCLDYLTQTFQPKMEQGDSKPFEKPTQPKRSGSVTDASTGHKLSPVNPPTVETCTNVGAAFLESLPLLDDSTAGNPLTPREPSETRVSTEHTNNRIEKIYIMKADTVIVGSVKTEVPEGRGLAGSPEPELEAALEVDHAPHYPEQETEPPLGSCTEVMFSVEEGGKEFHGPTTVSEK; from the exons GGTTGTCTCCAACACAGCCATGCCCACAGGGCCCTGCCCACTGCAGGAAGCAATGTGATCCCGACCACTATGTGAATGAGGATGGGCACTGTACAGCCTGCGTGACCTGTTTGAAAG GTCTTGTGGAGAAGGCTCCGTGTTCCTGGAACTCTTCTCGCGTCTGTGAGTGTCAGTCCGGCACGTACTGTAGGACACAGGCTGTCAATTCCTGCGCCCGCTGCTCCCAACATTCCCGCTGTTCTGGGGGCCAGGTCGTCAAGTTCCCAG GCACAGCGGAGAAGGACACTGTCTGTGAGCTGCCTTCCCCAGGACCTGGCCCTGATTGCTCCAACCCAGATGACTGCAAGACATTTACTAG CCATGCCATTCCtcaggccacacctactctgaAGCCCTCAGCCACCGACAGTCTGAGGAGCTCGCTGCCAGAAGGGAACACCCACCTTGTGCAGGAAGATGCTGCTGAGCTGTCGAAGGTTCCAGAGTCTCCGTCTTCCCAGGCAAGGGAGCCCAGTCCAGACCCAG ATAATGCAGAGATGAATATGACCTTGGAGCTGCCACCTTCAGGGACCCTTCCTGACTTTAGCACCTCAGAAAACAGCGAGGAGCCAGCCAG TACCGCCTCTACCCTGAGCCTCCTGGTAGACGCCCAGACCAGCAGCAGGCTGCAGCCCACTTCTCCCTTGTCCACAGGAACACCTTTTCTGGATCCAG GGCCCATGCTCCTCTGGCTGGCCATGGTGATGCTGCTCGTTGGCTCTAGCTCCTTCTTCCTATGTCACTGGAAGGCCTGCAGGAGGCGGATCCAACAGA AGTTTTGCCTGGACTACCTAACCCAGACCTTCCAGCCAAAGATGGAGCAGGGGG attccaAACCTTTCGAAAAACCAACT CAGCCGAAGAGAAGCGGGTCAGTGACAGATGCCAGCACAGGACACAAGTTGAGCCCCGTGAACCCTCCAACCGTGGAGACATGTACCAATGTTGGGGCAGCCTTCCTGGAGAGCCTGCCACTGTTGGATGACAGCACAGCTGGGAATCCTTTGACCCCCAGGGAACCTTCAGAAACCCGGGTATCCACGGAACACACGAATAATAGGATTG AGAAGATCTACATCATGAAGGCTGACACAGTGATTGTGGGCTCTGTAAAGACCGAAGTCCCTGAGGGCCGGGGTCTGGCGGGATCTCCGGAGCCGGAGCTTGAAGCGGCATTGGAAGTGGACCATGCTCCTCACTACccagagcaggagacagaaccACCCCTGGGCAGCTGCACTGAGGTCATGTTCtcagtggaggaaggaggaaaagagttccATGGGCCCACGACGGTCTCTGAGAAGTGA